One Bacillota bacterium genomic region harbors:
- a CDS encoding threonine/serine dehydratase, giving the protein MPAEWALTELASGAQQIWKAQKRIQGLVDKTPLIYSDKLSKKFEAGIYLKYEFLHPTGSFKLRGAASKILSLEPEERQRGVATFSTGNHGLAVAYTAHRLGIPASIFISERVPETKVNNLKKLGVKLFVHGRSQDEAEDYCYDKSRKENWTVIKPFDDPLIIAGQGTIGLEILSQLPELNTVIVPLSGGGLISGIALALKCNLPDVRVIGVSMMESAVMYQSLQAGHPVKLEEHNTLADSLLGGIGLDNQYTFPLVEQFVDHVILVSEEEIARGMAYLYSEHRIAVEGAAATTVACLRKSEIVKPADNVALILSGNNVDTSSFHEVVSAYL; this is encoded by the coding sequence ATGCCTGCTGAATGGGCATTAACGGAACTGGCAAGCGGGGCGCAGCAAATCTGGAAGGCTCAAAAGAGAATACAGGGTCTTGTTGATAAAACGCCCCTCATCTATTCTGACAAACTATCCAAAAAGTTCGAAGCAGGAATTTATCTGAAATATGAATTCCTTCACCCAACCGGATCATTCAAGCTGCGGGGGGCAGCAAGTAAGATACTGAGTCTTGAGCCGGAGGAACGTCAGCGCGGTGTGGCTACTTTTTCTACTGGCAATCACGGCTTGGCTGTAGCTTATACAGCACACAGGCTTGGGATTCCTGCTTCAATATTTATTTCTGAACGAGTGCCCGAAACAAAAGTTAACAATTTAAAAAAACTGGGTGTAAAGCTTTTTGTACACGGCCGCAGCCAGGATGAAGCTGAAGATTATTGCTATGATAAATCCCGCAAGGAAAATTGGACTGTGATTAAGCCCTTTGATGATCCATTAATCATTGCCGGGCAGGGAACAATCGGGCTTGAAATATTATCACAGCTACCTGAGCTTAATACTGTTATAGTACCTCTTTCCGGTGGAGGCTTAATATCAGGTATAGCACTTGCCCTGAAATGTAACCTTCCGGATGTCCGGGTAATCGGCGTATCCATGATGGAAAGCGCTGTTATGTACCAATCACTTCAAGCCGGTCATCCGGTTAAGCTTGAGGAACATAATACTCTTGCCGACAGTTTGCTGGGTGGTATTGGCCTTGATAATCAGTATACTTTCCCCCTGGTAGAGCAGTTTGTTGATCATGTAATACTGGTCAGCGAGGAAGAAATTGCCAGGGGTATGGCATATCTTTATAGCGAACATAGGATTGCAGTTGAAGGGGCGGCGGCCACCACAGTTGCCTGCTTGAGGAAAAGCGAGATAGTTAAACCGGCAGACAACGTTGCCTTGATACTATCAGGTAATAATGTAGATACCAGCTCGTTTCACGAAGTCGTATCAGCTTACCTTTAA
- a CDS encoding AbrB/MazE/SpoVT family DNA-binding domain-containing protein, with protein sequence MVKKVTLRQMGGSIGATIPKELTDRFHLNKGDEIFVLETERGILLTPYDPDFEKAMALYKKGAKKYVNALDELAK encoded by the coding sequence ATGGTTAAAAAAGTTACACTGCGTCAAATGGGCGGTTCAATCGGTGCTACTATCCCCAAAGAGTTAACTGATCGTTTCCATCTCAATAAAGGAGATGAAATCTTTGTACTGGAAACTGAACGGGGTATTTTGTTGACTCCTTATGATCCGGATTTTGAAAAAGCAATGGCTCTTTATAAGAAAGGGGCAAAGAAATATGTAAATGCCCTTGATGAGTTGGCGAAGTAG
- a CDS encoding Rid family detoxifying hydrolase yields MLKKECIYPESAPIPAGPYSPALRVDNFVFVSGQTPEKPGTDQLVEGDITIQAEQVFENINNILSAAGCTLNNVVKVTTFLSDIKDFEQYNQVYKKHFSKPYPARTTVQAVIPGGALLEIEVIALV; encoded by the coding sequence ATGTTGAAAAAAGAATGCATCTATCCCGAAAGTGCACCTATACCGGCCGGACCTTATTCACCGGCTCTTCGTGTAGATAATTTTGTTTTTGTCAGCGGTCAAACCCCGGAAAAACCGGGAACAGATCAACTTGTAGAGGGAGATATCACAATCCAGGCAGAACAAGTATTTGAGAATATAAATAACATCCTTTCGGCAGCTGGATGTACCCTAAATAATGTAGTGAAGGTAACTACCTTTCTCTCTGATATAAAAGACTTTGAGCAATACAACCAGGTTTATAAAAAGCACTTCTCAAAACCCTATCCCGCCCGGACAACCGTGCAGGCTGTTATCCCCGGCGGCGCCCTCCTTGAAATAGAAGTAATCGCATTAGTTTAA
- the panB gene encoding 3-methyl-2-oxobutanoate hydroxymethyltransferase, with protein sequence MSKKSVIDFMKMKKDEEKVAWVTAYDFPMALFAEQAGMDMILVGDSMGMVLLGFKDTIPVTMEDCLSHCRAVRRGAPNTWVIGDMPLGSYQVSDEDAVRNAIRFLKEADMDCIKLEGGTRVASRIKAINDAGVLVMGHIGLTPQSSGQLGGFRATGRDVVTARKLIEDALAVQEAGAFALLIEAVAPELAEFLAKRLEIPVYSIGAGVNCDGQLLICGDMLGQFQAFTPKFVKVYANIAETSVSAFKQYIKEVKNEEFPTEEHVYPRKDSLEDFQKLFAEYS encoded by the coding sequence TTGTCTAAAAAAAGCGTTATCGATTTTATGAAAATGAAAAAAGATGAGGAAAAAGTAGCCTGGGTGACGGCCTATGATTTTCCGATGGCTCTATTTGCCGAGCAGGCCGGAATGGATATGATCCTTGTTGGTGATTCTATGGGTATGGTTCTTCTGGGTTTTAAAGATACTATCCCGGTCACCATGGAAGATTGTCTTTCCCACTGCCGGGCAGTGCGCCGTGGTGCACCAAATACCTGGGTTATTGGTGATATGCCTCTTGGATCATATCAGGTGAGCGATGAAGATGCTGTCAGAAATGCTATCCGTTTCTTAAAAGAGGCAGATATGGACTGCATCAAACTTGAAGGAGGCACCCGGGTAGCCAGCCGTATTAAAGCTATTAATGATGCTGGGGTGCTCGTGATGGGTCATATCGGGCTAACGCCACAAAGTTCAGGACAGTTAGGAGGTTTCAGGGCAACAGGCCGTGATGTGGTCACCGCCCGGAAATTAATCGAGGATGCCCTGGCAGTTCAGGAAGCCGGTGCATTTGCTCTGCTGATTGAAGCTGTTGCCCCTGAACTAGCCGAATTTCTGGCCAAACGATTGGAGATACCTGTTTATTCTATCGGCGCCGGAGTGAACTGCGACGGCCAGTTGTTAATCTGCGGCGACATGCTCGGTCAGTTCCAGGCTTTTACCCCGAAATTTGTTAAGGTTTATGCCAATATTGCCGAAACAAGCGTCAGCGCCTTCAAACAATACATAAAAGAAGTGAAAAATGAAGAATTCCCAACCGAGGAGCATGTTTACCCACGAAAGGATAGCCTTGAAGATTTTCAGAAACTTTTTGCCGAGTATAGCTGA
- a CDS encoding DUF1801 domain-containing protein, producing MSKDKSSGGFSDSEKAAMQQRAKELKAEAKATKKREQGEAALREVIAAMSKPDRNLAEGIHAIISEFAPDLWPKTWYGMPAYANESGKVICFFQGADKFETRYATLGFNDEAKLDDGNMWPTAFALKKLTATEQKRIKELIRKALG from the coding sequence ATGAGTAAAGATAAATCTTCAGGAGGTTTTTCTGACTCCGAGAAAGCTGCGATGCAACAGCGCGCTAAAGAGTTGAAAGCAGAAGCTAAGGCAACGAAAAAAAGGGAGCAGGGAGAAGCTGCGCTTCGGGAAGTGATTGCCGCCATGTCAAAACCAGATCGTAACCTGGCTGAAGGGATTCATGCTATTATATCCGAGTTTGCCCCGGATCTCTGGCCAAAAACCTGGTATGGGATGCCGGCATATGCCAACGAGAGCGGTAAGGTTATCTGCTTCTTCCAGGGAGCAGATAAGTTTGAAACGAGATATGCTACATTGGGCTTTAACGATGAAGCGAAACTTGATGATGGCAACATGTGGCCAACAGCATTTGCATTAAAAAAGCTCACTGCCACTGAGCAGAAAAGAATCAAAGAACTAATCAGGAAAGCACTTGGTTGA
- a CDS encoding Glu/Leu/Phe/Val dehydrogenase: MGANPLDTALHSLKKAAELAKTDPKVIELLSRPKRTIEFTFPMRMDNGEVNIFTAYRVHWCDALGTFKDGTRFTGNLTLDELKALALWMTIKHAVGGIPAGGSKGGVVVEPAELSRWELERLARSFMRNLPIKGAWIDVPGADIGTGEQTQAWMLDEYESIVGFHSPAAVNDKPAAVSGTVGSSEATGTGAFYVFEQVVNDFSFDRKCSVAVQGYGKVGSVFANLLYENGYKVVAVSDIRGGIYNSDGIDCSRLNEYVAEKGSVVYFPGTEAVSNNELLELEADILVPAAVQSVIDGKNAPNIKAKLIIEAANGPVSPDAEEYLYKHNIPVIPDVVANVGGAIVCHFERIQGLTDEYWDIDRVRKQLKEWILKAYQQMTDTAGAHKTTYRMAAWINALQKIEASIKKRGWV; the protein is encoded by the coding sequence ATGGGTGCAAATCCACTGGATACTGCGCTTCACTCGTTAAAGAAAGCGGCCGAACTGGCTAAAACCGATCCCAAAGTCATTGAACTGCTAAGCAGGCCGAAGAGAACTATTGAATTTACCTTCCCGATGCGTATGGACAACGGGGAAGTAAATATCTTTACTGCATACAGGGTCCACTGGTGTGATGCCCTGGGTACGTTTAAAGATGGAACAAGGTTTACCGGAAACCTGACCCTCGATGAACTAAAAGCACTTGCACTCTGGATGACTATCAAGCACGCTGTAGGTGGTATACCAGCCGGTGGCAGTAAAGGTGGTGTTGTTGTCGAACCCGCAGAATTGAGCCGCTGGGAGCTGGAAAGGCTGGCTCGCAGTTTCATGCGCAACCTGCCGATTAAGGGAGCCTGGATCGATGTTCCGGGAGCTGATATCGGGACTGGAGAGCAAACCCAGGCCTGGATGCTCGATGAGTATGAGTCGATCGTTGGTTTTCACAGTCCGGCAGCGGTTAATGATAAACCGGCAGCAGTGAGCGGTACAGTAGGAAGCAGTGAGGCTACCGGAACAGGCGCCTTCTATGTGTTTGAGCAGGTAGTTAATGATTTCTCCTTTGATAGAAAATGTTCTGTAGCTGTTCAAGGTTATGGTAAAGTCGGCTCGGTTTTCGCCAATTTGCTTTATGAGAACGGGTACAAAGTCGTTGCTGTCAGTGATATCCGCGGCGGTATCTATAACTCCGACGGGATTGATTGTTCCCGGCTGAATGAATATGTAGCAGAAAAAGGGTCAGTGGTTTATTTCCCGGGAACTGAGGCTGTATCTAACAATGAGCTGCTGGAACTTGAAGCAGATATCCTTGTTCCGGCAGCTGTGCAGAGCGTCATCGATGGAAAAAATGCTCCAAATATAAAGGCAAAGTTAATTATTGAGGCAGCGAATGGCCCCGTCTCACCGGATGCTGAAGAATACCTGTACAAGCACAACATCCCTGTCATACCGGATGTGGTAGCCAACGTTGGTGGAGCTATTGTTTGCCATTTTGAACGTATACAGGGCTTAACTGATGAATATTGGGATATTGATCGTGTTAGAAAGCAGCTGAAGGAATGGATATTAAAAGCGTACCAACAGATGACCGATACAGCCGGTGCTCATAAAACTACATATCGAATGGCTGCCTGGATCAATGCCTTGCAAAAAATTGAAGCCTCAATTAAAAAAAGAGGCTGGGTATAA
- a CDS encoding type II toxin-antitoxin system death-on-curing family toxin, whose amino-acid sequence MKEPTWLTLNIIETIHVDLIKVHGGYHGYRDKAMVEAALARPLQRWNYEKNLDIFSLAASYGYALTKNHGFIDGNKRVTFMAIYIFLGLNGYELDAPEQEIVDIILKLSNDDLDENKLAQWLRRAAIFGFENGGQDANE is encoded by the coding sequence ATGAAAGAACCAACCTGGCTTACTTTAAATATAATAGAAACGATACATGTTGATTTAATTAAAGTTCATGGCGGTTACCATGGATATCGAGATAAAGCAATGGTTGAAGCTGCCCTTGCCAGACCACTTCAGCGCTGGAATTACGAAAAAAATTTGGATATTTTCTCATTAGCAGCTTCGTATGGCTATGCTTTGACAAAAAACCACGGTTTTATTGATGGGAATAAGCGTGTTACCTTTATGGCCATCTATATATTCCTCGGCCTAAACGGGTATGAACTTGATGCCCCTGAACAGGAGATAGTTGATATAATCCTGAAGCTGAGCAATGATGACCTAGATGAAAACAAACTGGCTCAATGGTTACGCAGGGCAGCCATATTTGGTTTTGAAAATGGAGGGCAAGATGCCAATGAGTAA
- a CDS encoding M24 family metallopeptidase — MAAVFSTDEYRDRIKRTKDKMMEKDIDLLVVSQPANMNYLTGYDGWSFYVHQCLLLHLDQDEPVWIGRGMDANGARLTTFLAEENILEYADNYVQSTVRHPMHFVADTIKERQWEKCSIGVEMDQFYFTHRSYIELERSLPGATFSDANALVNWVRVIKSDAEIEFIKRAGKIAVNVMDAAREAISVGVRECDAAAAIAHAQYSGTDEYAGDYPAIVPLMMAGEATKTPHLTWTEKVYKAEEAVLLELSGTYRRYHAPIARTIYLGKNPPKLLLDTASVVLEGLNTALGVIKPGITAEEVEAAWRKGIAHSTVVKESRIGYSYGLNYPPDWGEQTISIRPGDQTVLEPNMTIHLIPGIWYDDVGFEIDATLRVTPEGYESVYDYPLELLFKS; from the coding sequence ATGGCCGCTGTTTTTTCAACGGACGAGTACAGGGATAGGATCAAGCGAACAAAAGATAAAATGATGGAAAAGGATATTGATCTGCTGGTAGTTTCTCAACCGGCTAATATGAATTACCTGACCGGATATGATGGATGGAGTTTTTATGTTCACCAGTGTTTGCTACTCCATCTTGATCAGGATGAACCGGTGTGGATTGGCAGAGGGATGGATGCCAACGGGGCGCGCCTGACCACATTTCTGGCTGAAGAAAATATTCTTGAATATGCCGATAATTATGTGCAGTCGACAGTCAGGCACCCCATGCATTTTGTAGCTGATACGATAAAAGAACGCCAGTGGGAAAAATGCTCCATAGGTGTAGAGATGGATCAGTTCTATTTTACTCACCGCAGCTACATTGAACTTGAACGTTCACTCCCCGGCGCTACTTTCAGCGATGCCAATGCCCTGGTCAACTGGGTCAGGGTTATTAAATCTGATGCTGAAATAGAGTTTATAAAAAGGGCAGGTAAAATAGCCGTCAATGTGATGGATGCCGCAAGGGAAGCCATCAGTGTTGGTGTGCGTGAATGTGATGCAGCCGCTGCAATAGCCCATGCACAGTATTCCGGCACCGATGAATATGCCGGTGATTATCCGGCCATAGTCCCGCTGATGATGGCCGGTGAAGCAACAAAAACCCCTCACCTGACCTGGACCGAAAAAGTTTATAAAGCAGAAGAAGCAGTTTTACTTGAGCTTAGCGGAACCTACAGACGGTATCATGCCCCGATAGCCAGAACGATCTATCTGGGTAAAAACCCGCCAAAATTACTTCTCGACACAGCTTCAGTGGTCCTCGAAGGCCTGAATACAGCTCTGGGGGTTATAAAACCCGGAATAACTGCTGAAGAAGTTGAAGCTGCCTGGCGTAAGGGTATTGCCCATTCAACGGTAGTCAAAGAATCGCGAATCGGCTACTCTTATGGTCTTAATTATCCTCCCGATTGGGGAGAACAGACCATCAGTATCCGCCCCGGTGATCAGACAGTGCTTGAACCGAATATGACTATACATTTGATACCGGGCATATGGTATGACGATGTAGGGTTTGAAATTGATGCGACTTTAAGGGTTACCCCGGAAGGGTATGAATCGGTTTACGATTATCCCCTGGAGTTGCTTTTCAAATCATAG
- a CDS encoding TRAP transporter large permease, with protein sequence MLFLGLSMLTKLLLGFPFMVVILGSLILYFWIYMPGFNMNVLVQQVLSGIKPPALVCVPMFILGANIITSGKAAEKLINMVKAFVGHIPGGLPITTNASCTLFGAVSGSTQATVAAIGGTMRPMLLQAGYPSSFTLGLIINASDIAFLIPPSIGFIVYGVVTSTSIGKLFIAGILPGLLIFLLFSIYCFFYSKIKKVGQLPKATRREQLIAIKEGLPVLGFPAIIIGGIYAGIFSPTEAAAAAVAYALFLELVVYRYLTIKSLVESFLSTGVITGVVFVLVGAGQALSWMLSFLKIPQQFLGPLFGSDPSYLTVVLIIVVSYFVACMFVDPIVAIYVLSPIFAPYVIETGVDPILLGVLVTLQAAIGSATPPFGCDIFTAQLIFRRPYLEVIAHTPPFILILILVTILLVAFPQIALFLPNTALL encoded by the coding sequence TTGCTATTTTTGGGCCTTAGTATGCTCACAAAGCTGCTTCTGGGTTTTCCGTTTATGGTTGTAATCCTGGGTTCCCTGATTCTATATTTTTGGATCTACATGCCTGGGTTTAACATGAACGTTCTGGTTCAGCAGGTTTTATCCGGAATCAAACCGCCAGCCCTGGTCTGTGTGCCCATGTTCATTCTGGGCGCCAATATCATTACTTCGGGCAAAGCAGCAGAAAAGCTTATAAACATGGTAAAAGCTTTTGTTGGACATATACCAGGTGGATTACCAATTACCACCAATGCAAGCTGTACGCTTTTCGGTGCAGTATCAGGTTCAACTCAAGCCACGGTAGCCGCCATTGGTGGAACCATGCGTCCCATGCTTCTGCAGGCGGGCTATCCAAGTTCATTTACCCTCGGCTTGATTATTAACGCCAGCGATATAGCATTTTTGATACCTCCCAGTATTGGGTTTATCGTTTACGGTGTAGTAACCAGCACTTCGATTGGAAAACTATTTATCGCCGGTATCCTGCCTGGCTTGTTAATCTTTTTGTTATTTTCGATCTACTGTTTCTTTTACTCAAAGATAAAAAAAGTAGGGCAGCTCCCAAAAGCTACCCGACGGGAACAATTAATAGCAATCAAAGAAGGATTGCCTGTACTCGGTTTTCCGGCTATTATCATCGGCGGTATTTATGCTGGTATATTTAGTCCGACTGAAGCGGCGGCGGCAGCTGTAGCTTATGCTCTTTTCCTGGAGCTTGTTGTTTACAGATATCTGACTATAAAAAGCCTGGTCGAAAGTTTTTTATCGACCGGCGTCATAACCGGCGTGGTATTTGTTCTGGTTGGAGCAGGGCAGGCACTATCCTGGATGTTAAGCTTCCTGAAAATTCCCCAGCAGTTCCTGGGACCGCTGTTTGGCTCAGATCCATCTTACCTGACAGTTGTATTAATTATTGTAGTATCATATTTCGTGGCCTGTATGTTTGTCGACCCGATCGTCGCAATCTATGTGTTGAGCCCGATTTTTGCGCCCTATGTTATCGAGACCGGAGTTGATCCGATCCTGCTTGGGGTTCTGGTCACCCTGCAGGCAGCTATCGGCTCTGCTACTCCACCATTTGGTTGTGATATATTTACCGCCCAGCTGATATTCCGGCGGCCCTATCTGGAGGTAATTGCCCATACTCCACCATTCATTCTGATCCTGATCCTGGTAACTATTCTCCTGGTGGCTTTTCCACAGATAGCTTTATTCCTGCCAAATACAGCGTTGTTATAA
- a CDS encoding aspartate kinase: MKEVVVQKYGGSSLANLEMMEKVATHIKKTIEAGKIPIAVVSAMGKETDRLIETVKEFHGGQPPVTETDKVQATGENLSASLLAIALHKAGVEAVSLTGWQIGLETSRNHRQKIKRIRNIDRIKEILSQNKAIVITGFQGVVEDTDEITTLGRGGSDLSAIALAGALGLEYCEIYTDVDGVYAINPQIVPKARRFDQITYDMMIELSARGAKVLMDRSVELARKLNVQIKVLLSPSFGKSSGGTLVCSHTGNLQEMETSESERTGVAIQKNLSTIIVSNIPDEPGITSKIFGALSTINLVDTAQVPVNGKISISILCQADDLKNALAKLSELNKSIPGIEIKGLTNMTGLTLVSPLMKEGPSYLSRFADAMKEVNVKVEMIASSGTTILFIIDESSLTKAALTLAKKFNLAT, translated from the coding sequence ATGAAAGAGGTCGTTGTCCAAAAGTACGGTGGAAGTTCCCTGGCTAACCTGGAAATGATGGAGAAAGTGGCCACACACATTAAAAAAACAATCGAGGCCGGCAAGATTCCCATTGCAGTTGTGTCGGCAATGGGCAAAGAAACCGACCGGCTGATCGAAACAGTTAAAGAATTTCACGGAGGACAACCACCGGTTACGGAGACAGATAAGGTTCAGGCCACCGGGGAAAACCTTTCAGCCTCACTCCTGGCCATCGCCCTTCACAAGGCCGGTGTAGAAGCTGTCTCGCTTACCGGCTGGCAAATCGGCCTGGAAACAAGCCGGAACCACCGGCAAAAAATAAAAAGGATCCGCAATATCGACAGAATAAAGGAGATCCTATCCCAAAACAAGGCAATCGTCATCACCGGATTCCAGGGAGTAGTTGAAGACACAGACGAAATTACCACCCTCGGCAGGGGCGGCTCGGACCTCTCAGCCATCGCCCTGGCCGGTGCCTTAGGCCTCGAATACTGCGAAATCTATACCGATGTGGACGGAGTATATGCCATCAATCCCCAGATTGTCCCCAAAGCCCGGCGCTTCGACCAGATCACCTACGACATGATGATCGAGCTCTCCGCCCGTGGCGCCAAAGTCCTCATGGACCGAAGTGTGGAACTGGCTCGCAAGCTTAACGTTCAAATTAAGGTTTTACTCTCCCCGAGCTTCGGAAAAAGCAGCGGGGGAACGTTGGTTTGTTCGCATACCGGCAACCTGCAGGAGATGGAAACCTCGGAATCGGAGCGGACCGGGGTGGCTATCCAGAAGAACCTTTCAACTATAATCGTTTCGAACATCCCTGACGAACCGGGAATTACCAGCAAAATCTTCGGGGCGCTCTCCACTATAAACCTGGTCGATACCGCCCAGGTGCCTGTAAACGGCAAAATATCAATATCAATTCTTTGTCAGGCAGATGACCTGAAGAACGCTCTCGCTAAATTGAGTGAACTAAACAAAAGCATTCCCGGGATTGAAATCAAGGGTTTAACCAACATGACAGGATTAACGCTGGTTTCTCCATTAATGAAAGAAGGACCGAGCTACCTGAGCCGCTTCGCCGATGCCATGAAAGAGGTAAATGTGAAAGTAGAAATGATCGCTTCCTCCGGCACAACAATTCTTTTCATCATCGATGAAAGCAGCCTGACTAAAGCCGCGCTTACCCTTGCCAAAAAGTTCAACCTCGCGACTTAA
- a CDS encoding aspartate/glutamate racemase family protein yields MSKVIYRASPGQVSYGEVIGIILLDSCAPYIPGDVANASTYQYPVRFRKVSGLTVERIFNHDLSLLEKVTEAAFDLKNNGVRAITGDCGFMAIYQQALTEKVDLPVFMSSLLQIPFLCRLIKQNDQIGIITANSESLTEKVLESCGANLPGRIAVGGMEKCQNFRAAFIEEKGDLNRNKVEEEVVLTAKNLLASFPAVRIILLECSVLPPYGASIQQATGLPVFDFITMIDYVCSAVLKKEFQGFM; encoded by the coding sequence GTGAGCAAAGTGATTTATCGCGCCAGCCCCGGTCAAGTCAGTTACGGAGAAGTAATAGGGATTATTTTACTGGACAGTTGTGCTCCCTACATCCCGGGTGATGTGGCCAATGCTTCAACATATCAATACCCTGTACGCTTCCGAAAAGTATCAGGGCTCACCGTAGAGCGAATCTTTAATCATGACCTCTCTTTGCTGGAAAAAGTAACCGAGGCTGCTTTTGATTTAAAAAACAACGGGGTACGGGCTATAACTGGAGACTGCGGTTTCATGGCTATCTATCAGCAAGCTTTAACTGAAAAAGTCGATCTGCCGGTATTCATGTCCAGTCTGTTACAGATTCCTTTCCTCTGCCGTCTGATCAAGCAAAATGACCAGATTGGTATAATCACTGCTAATTCTGAATCATTGACGGAGAAGGTCCTTGAATCATGCGGGGCAAATTTACCAGGGCGAATCGCTGTTGGAGGGATGGAAAAATGTCAAAACTTCAGGGCTGCATTTATTGAAGAGAAAGGGGACCTAAACAGAAATAAGGTTGAAGAAGAAGTGGTTTTAACTGCCAAAAATTTGCTGGCCAGTTTTCCTGCAGTGAGGATAATACTCCTCGAATGCAGCGTTTTACCGCCCTACGGGGCATCAATCCAGCAAGCAACAGGACTGCCTGTTTTCGATTTTATAACTATGATCGACTATGTATGTTCGGCTGTGTTAAAAAAAGAATTTCAAGGGTTTATGTAA
- a CDS encoding TRAP transporter small permease — MSDRINTIENGNNNKHHSRLSNIFHMVGAIVNWFEVSLLSIGVFLLAAILIANVIARNFFRSIYYAEEVSMILVLFITFVGVSYAVRKARHIRMGAIFDMLNPKIKKILLFIIVTYSSIVMFLMAYYTYQYMITSMVTMQVTPSLRIPYWMTLIIVVIGFASAGIQFLRTIIKNIIEKDVWLSPEQQSEYEEVG, encoded by the coding sequence ATGAGTGATCGTATCAATACAATAGAAAACGGGAATAATAACAAGCACCACAGCCGTCTTTCCAACATATTTCATATGGTGGGAGCTATAGTTAATTGGTTTGAAGTATCACTTTTAAGTATAGGAGTATTTCTTCTGGCCGCTATCCTTATCGCCAATGTGATCGCCCGAAATTTTTTCCGGAGTATCTACTATGCTGAAGAAGTTTCTATGATTCTGGTTCTATTTATAACCTTTGTCGGCGTAAGTTATGCCGTCAGAAAAGCGAGACACATTAGAATGGGCGCTATCTTCGATATGTTAAATCCTAAAATTAAGAAGATATTGCTCTTTATCATAGTCACATACAGCTCCATCGTTATGTTTTTGATGGCCTATTACACATACCAGTATATGATAACCTCCATGGTCACCATGCAGGTCACTCCATCGCTAAGGATTCCCTACTGGATGACGCTGATTATTGTTGTGATCGGTTTCGCCTCAGCCGGTATCCAGTTTTTGCGAACAATTATAAAAAATATCATTGAAAAAGACGTATGGTTATCCCCCGAGCAACAAAGTGAATATGAAGAAGTAGGTTGA